One segment of Sinorhizobium sp. BG8 DNA contains the following:
- a CDS encoding TatD family hydrolase encodes MLIDTHCHLDFPDFEAERAEIIARAHAAGVRQMITISTRVKRFPEILAIAETYPSVFCSVGTHPHNADEELDITVEELVRLSANPRVVAIGEAGLDYFYDNAPRDAQAIGLRNHIAAARETGLPLVIHSRSADEDMAAILTEETGKGAFPFLLHCFSSGPELARIGVELGGYVSFSGILTFPKSEELREIARTVPTDRMLVETDAPYLAPKPFRGKRNEPAFVAHTAAVLAETLGIDLDEVSRFTTENAFRVFSKMPRV; translated from the coding sequence ATGCTGATCGACACGCACTGCCATCTGGACTTCCCGGACTTCGAGGCCGAGCGGGCCGAGATCATCGCCCGCGCGCATGCGGCCGGTGTCCGGCAGATGATCACGATCTCGACGCGCGTGAAACGCTTCCCTGAAATTCTCGCGATCGCGGAGACGTATCCGTCCGTCTTCTGTTCCGTCGGCACGCATCCCCACAATGCCGACGAGGAGTTGGACATCACCGTCGAAGAGCTTGTCCGGCTTTCGGCGAATCCTCGCGTGGTTGCGATAGGTGAGGCCGGGCTCGACTACTTCTACGACAATGCCCCGCGCGACGCGCAGGCCATCGGACTTCGCAATCACATCGCTGCGGCTCGCGAGACGGGCCTGCCGCTCGTCATTCACAGCCGGTCTGCGGACGAGGACATGGCGGCGATCCTCACGGAGGAAACAGGGAAGGGGGCCTTCCCTTTCCTGCTCCATTGCTTCTCATCGGGCCCGGAGCTGGCGCGCATCGGCGTCGAGCTCGGCGGCTATGTCTCCTTCTCGGGCATTCTGACCTTCCCGAAATCGGAGGAACTGCGCGAGATCGCGAGAACGGTTCCGACGGACCGGATGCTCGTCGAAACCGACGCACCCTACCTGGCGCCGAAGCCATTTCGCGGCAAGCGCAACGAACCGGCCTTCGTCGCACATACGGCGGCGGTGCTTGCGGAGACGCTGGGGATCGATCTCGACGAGGTATCCCGCTTCACGACGGAGAACGCCTTCCGCGTCTTCTCCAAGATGCCAAGGGTGTGA
- a CDS encoding phosphoribosylaminoimidazolesuccinocarboxamide synthase — protein sequence MRVLSDAFIPELPNRYNGKVRENYDLPDGRRIIIATDRLSAFDIILTSIPFKGQVLTQTARYWFEETADICPNHVLDYPDPNVVVGTRLDILPVEIVVRGYLAGTTSTSILTKYRNGERDMYGIRLPDGLRDNEKLPEAIITPTSKAFHGGHDEPLSSAEILSQGLLTKEQWETVSNYALALFSRGQARAAERGLILVDTKYEFGTDASGKIILADEIHTPDSSRYWLAESYERSFETGERPASFDKDFVRAWVTARCDPYKDPVPEIPRELVEETSRVYIQAYEAITGKTFVPDLSDATVLERIRKNLQPYFS from the coding sequence TTGCGCGTTCTCTCCGATGCCTTCATCCCCGAGCTCCCGAACCGCTACAATGGCAAGGTCCGCGAAAACTATGACTTGCCGGATGGCCGGCGCATCATCATAGCCACAGACCGACTGAGCGCGTTCGACATCATCCTGACTTCGATTCCATTCAAGGGCCAGGTTCTCACGCAGACGGCACGCTACTGGTTCGAGGAAACAGCGGACATCTGCCCGAACCACGTGCTGGACTATCCGGATCCAAACGTCGTCGTCGGGACCAGGCTCGATATTCTTCCAGTCGAGATCGTGGTGCGCGGCTATCTCGCGGGCACCACGAGCACGTCCATTCTGACCAAGTATCGCAACGGCGAGCGCGACATGTACGGTATCCGTCTGCCGGACGGACTGCGCGACAACGAGAAGCTGCCCGAGGCAATCATCACGCCGACGAGCAAGGCCTTTCACGGCGGACATGACGAACCGTTGTCCAGTGCCGAGATCCTGTCCCAGGGCCTCCTGACGAAGGAACAATGGGAAACTGTCTCCAACTATGCGCTGGCGCTGTTTTCGCGCGGTCAGGCTCGTGCGGCCGAGCGCGGGCTCATCCTGGTCGACACCAAGTACGAATTCGGCACCGACGCCAGCGGCAAGATCATCCTGGCCGACGAGATCCATACGCCAGACAGCAGTCGCTACTGGCTGGCTGAAAGCTACGAACGGAGCTTCGAAACCGGCGAGCGTCCGGCCAGCTTCGACAAGGATTTCGTGCGGGCCTGGGTCACGGCGCGGTGCGATCCCTACAAGGATCCGGTCCCGGAAATCCCGCGCGAACTCGTCGAGGAAACGTCGCGGGTCTACATCCAGGCCTACGAGGCGATCACCGGAAAGACATTTGTTCCGGACCTCTCGGACGCTACGGTGCTCGAGCGTATTCGTAAGAACCTCCAGCCCTATTTCAGCTAG
- a CDS encoding sulfite exporter TauE/SafE family protein yields the protein MEFWSSFNPLFSVSGFFVGLLVGVTGVGGGSLMTPLLVLLFGIHPVTAVGTDLLYAAITKTVGTAVHGKNKTIDWKIVRLLSFGSLPATAITLWILSGVDRRSIGAVQTITVSLGYVLIVTALLLLFRGKIVAWARYRLRDRKLVDPRNLAFATIALGLILGTLVTMTSVGAGAIGVTVLLALYPAMSIRSIVGSDIVHAVPLTLAGGLGYWLIGEVDWMMLASLLIGSVPGIIVGSHFGPRLPDRIVGIVLAITLTLVGVKLITA from the coding sequence TTGGAATTCTGGAGCTCGTTCAATCCTCTCTTTTCTGTTTCAGGCTTTTTCGTTGGACTGCTCGTTGGCGTAACAGGCGTCGGAGGCGGTTCGCTTATGACCCCGCTCCTCGTCCTGCTTTTCGGGATTCATCCCGTCACGGCCGTCGGCACGGACCTTCTCTATGCCGCGATCACCAAAACGGTCGGCACGGCTGTCCACGGCAAGAACAAGACGATCGACTGGAAGATCGTTCGACTGCTGTCTTTCGGATCACTCCCCGCCACGGCGATCACGCTATGGATACTCTCCGGTGTCGACCGTCGGAGTATTGGTGCAGTCCAGACCATTACCGTGTCACTCGGCTATGTTCTGATCGTTACCGCGCTGTTGCTGCTGTTTCGCGGCAAGATCGTCGCATGGGCTCGGTACAGGCTGAGGGATCGCAAGCTCGTCGACCCGCGCAACCTTGCGTTTGCGACGATTGCGCTGGGCCTCATCCTCGGAACGCTGGTGACGATGACATCCGTGGGCGCTGGTGCAATCGGTGTCACTGTCCTGCTCGCGCTCTACCCCGCTATGAGCATCAGAAGCATTGTTGGCTCCGATATTGTCCATGCCGTACCGCTGACGCTCGCCGGCGGTCTCGGTTACTGGCTGATCGGGGAAGTCGACTGGATGATGCTCGCGAGCCTGCTCATCGGATCGGTGCCCGGCATCATCGTGGGCAGCCATTTCGGCCCTCGCCTGCCGGACAGGATCGTCGGCATTGTTCTCGCGATCACCCTGACCCTCGTCGGCGTCAAGCTTATCACCGCTTGA
- a CDS encoding MBL fold metallo-hydrolase, producing MAYLRRFNILGCGSSPGVPRITGDWGACDPKNPKNRRTRTSLLVEQIGPDGGKTSVVIDTGPDFRAQMIAAGVVDIDAVIYSHAHADHLHGIDDIRGFVLQHHRQVPIWADAPTMDLIRSRFGYCLQTPPGSMYPPIITANLIETLDRPIVIEGAGGPLPIEPLLQVHGSIHSLGFRFGNVAYCSDVSDFPETTIPRLCGLDLLIIDAVQYRHHPSHFSLQQALEWIERLSPEKALLTHMHVPLDYDTVMRETPDHVEPAYDQMVIEFDVTSEFVQD from the coding sequence TTGGCCTATCTGCGGCGATTCAACATTCTGGGCTGCGGGTCTTCACCCGGTGTCCCTAGGATTACGGGCGATTGGGGAGCCTGCGATCCGAAAAACCCGAAGAATCGCCGTACCCGGACCTCGTTGCTGGTCGAGCAGATCGGTCCGGATGGTGGAAAGACTTCGGTCGTCATAGACACCGGGCCGGATTTCCGCGCTCAGATGATTGCGGCAGGCGTCGTCGATATCGACGCCGTCATCTACAGCCATGCCCATGCGGACCATCTGCACGGCATAGACGATATTCGCGGTTTCGTGCTCCAGCACCATCGGCAGGTCCCGATCTGGGCAGACGCGCCGACCATGGATCTCATTCGAAGCCGCTTCGGCTATTGCCTGCAGACACCGCCTGGAAGCATGTATCCGCCGATCATCACGGCGAACCTGATCGAGACGCTCGACAGACCGATCGTGATCGAGGGGGCAGGCGGTCCATTGCCGATAGAACCCCTGCTTCAGGTTCATGGATCCATTCACTCGCTTGGCTTCCGGTTCGGAAACGTTGCCTATTGCAGCGACGTCAGCGATTTTCCGGAAACGACGATCCCGCGCCTGTGCGGTCTCGATCTGCTCATCATCGACGCGGTGCAATACCGGCATCACCCGAGCCATTTTTCACTGCAGCAGGCGCTCGAATGGATCGAGCGGCTTTCGCCCGAAAAGGCGCTCCTGACCCACATGCATGTTCCGCTCGACTACGACACTGTCATGCGGGAAACCCCCGACCATGTGGAACCGGCCTATGACCAGATGGTCATCGAATTCGACGTGACCAGCGAATTCGTCCAGGATTGA
- a CDS encoding tetratricopeptide repeat protein, with product MALSAEEYYNLALQEPVTPVGNEKAKAQLLLAIKGKPDYLPAYAELSYVYVREYQNGWGKYRAASLDEARAWADKAVVLGNDPKNPYHNDFKAPWYRAIVYWNDGEFVRSFQEFEVARNLIPDADKDKNEADLDADMAEAYVYFGEPDRAVELIENAKKKNPGFAYWYLWTLGRAHYMAKRYDEAIRAIDDIYKMVDPVPNDVRLIKAASQAQLNLADAPTTMAEFSNNDTGWSITKSGEYRYNKDADRQHWLAGLRLAGLKEA from the coding sequence ATGGCTTTGAGCGCTGAAGAATACTACAATCTCGCACTACAGGAACCGGTTACGCCGGTGGGAAACGAGAAAGCAAAAGCGCAATTGTTGCTTGCGATCAAGGGCAAGCCCGACTACCTGCCAGCCTATGCAGAGCTTTCCTATGTGTATGTCCGCGAGTACCAAAACGGATGGGGAAAGTACCGCGCCGCCTCTCTTGATGAAGCACGAGCATGGGCTGACAAAGCTGTCGTGCTGGGCAACGATCCCAAGAATCCATACCACAACGATTTCAAAGCCCCCTGGTATCGAGCGATCGTCTATTGGAACGATGGAGAATTCGTGAGGAGTTTCCAGGAATTCGAAGTCGCGCGCAATCTCATCCCCGATGCCGACAAGGACAAGAACGAGGCGGACCTCGATGCCGATATGGCGGAAGCCTATGTCTACTTCGGCGAGCCCGATCGGGCCGTCGAACTCATCGAGAATGCCAAGAAAAAGAACCCGGGCTTTGCCTATTGGTACCTGTGGACACTGGGTCGCGCCCACTACATGGCGAAACGATACGATGAGGCAATCCGAGCGATCGACGACATCTACAAGATGGTAGACCCGGTGCCGAATGATGTCAGGCTGATCAAGGCAGCAAGCCAGGCGCAACTCAACCTTGCAGATGCTCCCACGACTATGGCCGAGTTCAGTAATAACGACACTGGATGGTCGATCACGAAGTCGGGCGAGTACCGCTACAACAAGGATGCGGATCGCCAGCACTGGCTCGCCGGCTTGCGGTTGGCGGGTTTGAAGGAAGCGTGA
- a CDS encoding septal ring lytic transglycosylase RlpA family protein, which yields MNLTFDGARIGRGVRFLAIPLVCASLAACATTTGPKKKVRSKEYFAESAYGVKASPRVVEEGQPVPKGGGRYQVGKPYKVRETWYKPKEDQNYDKVGYASWYGSAFHGRRTANGEVYDKYHLSAAHPTFPLPSYARVTNLENGTSVIVRVNDRGPYERGRLIDVSSKTADMLDLKRHGTAKVRVQYVGKARMDGLDMPYLMASYTTKGSRVPAVDPGGQIASGVMVASAEPMSMDMQRVAADAYASGARESGATAALDQAVPAVTPLSGPQTFAALPEIGPMPKERPSYIPVPSSSESYASAYSDAPERKSAEAFDAILHLDGSLTPLSALTENAG from the coding sequence ATGAACTTGACTTTTGACGGAGCTCGCATCGGGCGGGGTGTGCGGTTTCTTGCCATACCCTTGGTGTGCGCCAGCCTTGCGGCTTGTGCTACAACGACGGGCCCGAAGAAGAAGGTGCGAAGCAAGGAATATTTCGCCGAGTCGGCCTATGGCGTGAAGGCGAGCCCGCGCGTCGTGGAGGAGGGGCAGCCTGTGCCGAAGGGCGGCGGTCGCTATCAGGTCGGCAAGCCCTATAAGGTCCGCGAGACCTGGTACAAGCCGAAGGAAGACCAGAATTACGACAAGGTCGGGTATGCTTCCTGGTACGGTTCCGCATTTCATGGACGGCGCACGGCGAACGGCGAGGTCTACGACAAGTACCACCTTTCTGCTGCGCATCCGACGTTTCCGTTGCCAAGCTATGCCCGGGTGACCAATCTCGAAAACGGAACCTCCGTGATCGTTCGCGTCAATGATCGTGGCCCCTACGAAAGGGGTCGCCTGATCGACGTCTCCTCCAAGACCGCCGACATGCTCGATCTCAAGCGCCACGGGACCGCGAAGGTCCGGGTGCAATATGTTGGCAAGGCCCGCATGGACGGACTGGACATGCCCTACCTGATGGCATCCTACACGACGAAGGGCTCACGCGTGCCCGCCGTCGATCCAGGCGGCCAGATTGCAAGCGGCGTGATGGTCGCTTCCGCCGAGCCGATGTCCATGGACATGCAGCGCGTTGCGGCCGACGCCTATGCTTCCGGCGCGCGCGAGAGTGGCGCAACCGCCGCCCTTGACCAGGCAGTTCCAGCGGTAACCCCGCTGAGCGGCCCTCAGACTTTTGCTGCACTTCCGGAAATCGGCCCCATGCCGAAGGAACGTCCCTCCTATATCCCCGTGCCCTCGAGTAGCGAGAGCTACGCCTCGGCTTACTCTGATGCACCGGAGCGGAAATCCGCCGAAGCATTCGACGCGATCCTTCACCTCGACGGTTCGCTGACGCCGCTTTCCGCACTCACCGAAAACGCCGGCTAA
- a CDS encoding tetratricopeptide repeat protein, whose protein sequence is MTQSARENCRLGRRQELTPEGHEKAKTYFQQAIEDDPDYLPAYAEYSYCLVREFQNGWGRDPLASLDEALTLADKAVALGDATDNKVPNDFRSRWYRAMVHWNRGDFDKSFVDFEDARKFILPERTVTDNADLDADMAEALVYAGEPERAIALIEDARRRYPGHPYWYFWNLGRAYYATRRYQDALDAIAAIKTPPNEFIPTPPNDVLLVVAASNAQLGKLDEARAAMAEFSQNDPDWSLEKSAAFHYRNDSDRQHWLDGLRKAGLKER, encoded by the coding sequence ATGACGCAGAGCGCTCGAGAGAACTGCCGGCTGGGCAGGCGGCAGGAGCTGACGCCGGAAGGTCACGAGAAGGCCAAGACATACTTTCAGCAAGCCATTGAGGATGACCCGGATTACCTGCCGGCCTATGCCGAATATTCCTATTGTCTCGTACGGGAGTTCCAGAATGGATGGGGCCGGGATCCTTTGGCCTCCCTCGATGAAGCGCTGACACTGGCCGACAAGGCCGTCGCGCTCGGCGACGCAACCGACAACAAGGTTCCCAACGACTTCCGCTCGCGATGGTACCGGGCGATGGTCCACTGGAACCGTGGGGACTTCGACAAGAGCTTTGTGGATTTCGAGGACGCCCGCAAGTTCATCCTCCCTGAAAGAACGGTCACCGACAATGCAGACCTCGATGCCGATATGGCGGAGGCGCTTGTCTATGCAGGAGAGCCCGAGCGCGCCATCGCCCTGATTGAGGATGCCCGGAGGCGCTATCCCGGACATCCCTACTGGTATTTCTGGAATCTGGGGCGCGCCTATTACGCGACAAGACGCTATCAGGACGCGCTCGACGCCATCGCCGCCATCAAGACGCCGCCCAACGAATTCATCCCGACACCGCCGAACGATGTCCTCCTTGTTGTTGCCGCCAGCAACGCCCAGCTTGGCAAGCTGGACGAGGCGAGGGCGGCCATGGCGGAATTCAGCCAGAACGATCCGGACTGGTCGCTCGAGAAATCGGCCGCCTTCCACTATCGAAACGACAGTGACCGCCAGCACTGGCTGGACGGATTGCGCAAGGCCGGACTGAAGGAACGATAG
- the metG gene encoding methionine--tRNA ligase codes for MTDTSPFYITTAISYPNGRPHIGHAYELIATDAIARYERLDGRDVFFLTGTDEHGQKMQQTARKEGLTAQELADKNSHEFKNMAVLLNASNDDFIRTTEPRHHEAVKDIWNRMNAAGDLYKDSYSGWYSVRDEAYYQESETELRDDGVRYGPQGTPVEWVEEESFFFRLSAYQDRLLKHYEDNPDFIGPSERRNEVISFVKSGLKDLSMSRTTFDWGIPVPDAPGHVMYVWVDALTNYITATGYLTNPEGPRAKYWPANIHIIGKDIIRFHAVYWPAFLMSAGLPLPKKVFAHGFLLNKGEKMSKSLGNVVDPVNLVEHFGLDQIRYFFLREVSFGQDGSYSEEGIATRINSDLANGIGNLASRSVSMIFKNCDGHIPTCGELSEDDLAMLASVDALHALTREEMGKLQIHRALAAIIAVVSEADRYFAGQEPWALKKTDPARMATVLYVTAEVVRQIAILLQPFMPESAAKLLDVVAVPADKRDFAALGQAGRLVSGTPIDAPKPVFPRYVAPEA; via the coding sequence ATGACCGACACATCCCCTTTCTACATCACCACTGCAATTTCCTATCCGAACGGCAGGCCGCATATCGGCCACGCTTACGAACTGATCGCTACGGATGCCATTGCCCGGTACGAGCGGCTTGACGGCAGGGATGTATTCTTCCTGACCGGCACCGACGAGCACGGCCAGAAGATGCAGCAGACGGCACGCAAGGAAGGTTTGACAGCGCAAGAGCTGGCCGACAAGAATTCTCATGAATTCAAGAACATGGCCGTTCTACTTAACGCGTCGAACGATGATTTCATTCGCACCACCGAACCACGTCACCACGAAGCCGTGAAGGACATCTGGAACCGGATGAATGCGGCAGGAGACCTCTACAAGGATTCCTATTCCGGCTGGTACTCCGTTCGCGACGAAGCCTACTATCAGGAAAGCGAGACGGAGCTTCGGGACGACGGGGTTCGCTACGGTCCGCAGGGCACACCCGTGGAGTGGGTCGAGGAAGAGAGCTTCTTCTTCCGTCTGTCGGCCTATCAGGACAGGTTGCTGAAGCACTACGAGGACAATCCGGACTTCATCGGTCCGTCCGAGCGCCGCAACGAGGTGATTTCCTTCGTTAAGTCGGGCCTGAAGGATCTGTCCATGTCCCGGACCACCTTCGACTGGGGGATTCCCGTTCCCGACGCTCCCGGCCACGTGATGTACGTCTGGGTGGACGCGCTCACCAACTACATAACCGCGACCGGCTACCTGACCAACCCGGAAGGGCCGAGAGCGAAGTACTGGCCGGCCAACATCCACATCATCGGCAAGGACATCATCCGCTTCCATGCCGTCTACTGGCCGGCATTCCTGATGTCGGCGGGGCTGCCGCTTCCCAAGAAGGTCTTTGCGCACGGCTTCCTGCTCAACAAGGGCGAGAAGATGTCGAAGTCCCTTGGCAACGTGGTCGATCCGGTCAACCTTGTCGAACATTTCGGCCTAGACCAGATCCGCTACTTTTTCCTGCGGGAAGTGTCCTTCGGCCAGGACGGAAGCTACAGTGAGGAGGGGATCGCAACGCGCATCAACTCCGATCTCGCAAACGGCATCGGCAACCTTGCCAGCCGCTCCGTTTCAATGATTTTCAAGAACTGCGATGGGCACATACCGACCTGCGGCGAACTCAGCGAGGACGACTTGGCCATGCTGGCGTCGGTCGACGCACTTCATGCGCTGACGCGTGAGGAGATGGGAAAGCTCCAGATTCACCGCGCGCTGGCGGCAATCATCGCGGTCGTTTCCGAGGCGGACCGCTATTTTGCCGGCCAGGAGCCCTGGGCACTGAAGAAGACGGATCCCGCCCGCATGGCAACCGTCCTCTATGTGACCGCTGAGGTCGTCCGACAGATCGCGATCCTCCTGCAGCCGTTCATGCCGGAATCGGCTGCAAAGCTCCTCGACGTCGTGGCGGTGCCGGCGGACAAACGCGATTTCGCGGCACTCGGGCAGGCCGGACGCCTTGTCAGCGGAACGCCCATCGATGCGCCGAAGCCCGTGTTTCCACGCTACGTCGCCCCGGAGGCTTGA
- a CDS encoding D-alanyl-D-alanine carboxypeptidase family protein, translating to MHRRFLVILSVLFAFAYVPSVAAQSKSAGPQQFEVKAKQIYMVEAETGTVLLARNEDEVVPAASLAKLMTMAVVFKALKSGDISIDTQYPVSEHAWRTGGAPSRASTMFAALKSNIRVQDLVRGVIVQLANDACIVLGEGMSGSEPAFAARMTKEARELGLRSSSFTNATGLPDPLMPGPVSMTSMRDLVDLARHLYAEYPDFYAYYAEPEFEWNKIRQRNKNPLLPLNIGADGLGTGFAEGYGYAIVASVNRDGKRIFLAMSGMESEKIRIEETRRVIEWAMSSFERRTLFKADEPIAEASVYGGDAPVVPLVAAEPVDVFLPVDNPEKLVARVVYVWPIRAPVSPGEEVGVLRIWNGGKLLREVPVKTAGTVSLGTLTTRAVDALQELLFFWL from the coding sequence ATGCATCGCCGTTTCCTCGTCATCCTGTCGGTCCTGTTCGCCTTCGCCTATGTGCCGTCCGTGGCGGCACAATCAAAATCAGCGGGGCCGCAGCAGTTCGAGGTCAAGGCCAAACAGATCTACATGGTGGAGGCGGAGACGGGTACCGTCCTGCTCGCTCGCAACGAGGACGAGGTGGTTCCGGCGGCCTCACTAGCCAAGCTTATGACAATGGCGGTGGTCTTCAAGGCGCTGAAGAGCGGCGACATTTCCATCGATACCCAATATCCCGTTTCAGAACATGCCTGGCGGACCGGCGGAGCACCATCTCGCGCTTCGACCATGTTCGCTGCATTGAAGTCCAATATTCGGGTCCAGGATCTCGTCCGCGGCGTCATAGTCCAGTTGGCGAATGATGCGTGTATCGTGCTGGGCGAGGGGATGTCGGGATCGGAACCGGCGTTTGCCGCGCGCATGACGAAGGAAGCGCGCGAACTCGGCTTGCGCAGTTCCAGCTTCACGAACGCCACCGGCTTGCCGGACCCGTTGATGCCCGGCCCCGTGAGCATGACCTCGATGCGTGATCTGGTTGATCTCGCGCGGCACCTTTACGCCGAGTATCCCGACTTCTACGCATATTACGCCGAGCCTGAGTTCGAGTGGAACAAGATCCGCCAGCGCAACAAGAATCCGTTGCTCCCGCTGAACATTGGCGCTGATGGTTTAGGGACCGGCTTCGCGGAAGGTTACGGCTACGCCATCGTCGCGTCGGTGAACCGTGACGGCAAGCGGATCTTCCTCGCGATGTCGGGAATGGAGTCGGAGAAGATCCGCATCGAGGAGACGAGAAGGGTGATCGAATGGGCGATGAGTTCGTTCGAGCGGCGCACGCTGTTCAAGGCCGACGAGCCCATCGCCGAGGCGAGTGTCTATGGAGGCGACGCCCCCGTGGTGCCGCTCGTTGCGGCCGAGCCCGTGGACGTGTTCCTTCCCGTCGATAATCCGGAGAAACTGGTCGCGCGTGTCGTCTATGTCTGGCCGATCCGGGCGCCGGTCTCGCCGGGTGAGGAGGTCGGCGTCCTGAGAATATGGAACGGTGGCAAGTTGCTGCGGGAAGTTCCGGTCAAGACGGCAGGCACGGTTTCTCTCGGGACGCTCACGACGAGGGCGGTCGATGCGCTCCAGGAACTGCTTTTCTTCTGGCTGTGA
- a CDS encoding DNA polymerase III subunit delta', which produces MSEQGAGVLDGATHPAEQTRLFGHRQAEAFLANSYRSGKGHHAILIEGPEGVGKATLAFRFANHVLTHPDPQSAPPAIADPDPSSATSRQVASGASHNVLHLTRPIDDKTGRMKSAITVDEVRRAGKFLSQTSGTGNWRIVIVDPADDLNRNAANAILKILEEPPKRSLFLVLSHAPGKLLPTIRSRCLPLSLAPLSDDDLLAALATLGTTLPSAGEQVLAAANGSVSEALKLVNYGGFEILEAFRAIVSGEGTLRKDVHKLADVLSAKDSDTIFGFFCGQASDYITRAARDAAFAGDLQRADALARLSSSITDRINVSQAYNLDRKQTIISLLDEISASM; this is translated from the coding sequence ATGAGTGAGCAGGGCGCAGGCGTGCTCGACGGCGCAACGCACCCGGCGGAACAGACGCGCCTATTCGGCCACCGCCAGGCAGAGGCGTTTCTCGCCAACTCCTACCGCTCAGGAAAGGGTCATCACGCCATCCTTATCGAGGGGCCGGAAGGGGTCGGAAAGGCGACGCTCGCCTTCCGCTTCGCAAATCATGTCCTGACCCATCCGGACCCGCAATCGGCACCTCCGGCGATCGCCGATCCTGACCCGTCGTCGGCAACAAGCCGGCAGGTTGCATCGGGCGCCTCCCACAATGTGCTGCATCTGACCCGACCCATCGATGACAAGACGGGACGGATGAAGTCGGCGATCACCGTCGACGAGGTGCGCCGCGCCGGCAAGTTCCTCTCCCAGACATCCGGTACCGGAAACTGGCGGATCGTCATCGTCGATCCGGCGGACGACCTGAACCGTAACGCTGCAAACGCTATCTTGAAGATCCTGGAAGAACCTCCGAAGAGGTCGCTCTTCCTCGTTCTCAGCCATGCCCCGGGAAAGCTCCTTCCGACCATCCGCTCGCGATGCCTGCCGCTCTCCCTCGCGCCGCTCTCCGACGACGACCTTCTTGCCGCGCTTGCGACCCTGGGAACGACTCTGCCTTCGGCGGGCGAACAGGTTCTCGCGGCGGCAAACGGCAGCGTGTCAGAGGCACTCAAGCTCGTGAACTACGGGGGCTTCGAAATCCTAGAGGCGTTCCGTGCGATCGTTTCGGGTGAGGGAACCCTTCGCAAGGACGTGCACAAGCTGGCCGACGTACTTTCGGCGAAGGACAGCGACACTATCTTCGGCTTCTTCTGCGGCCAGGCCAGCGACTATATCACCCGCGCGGCGCGCGATGCTGCCTTCGCGGGTGACCTGCAGAGGGCCGATGCCCTTGCCAGGCTCTCGTCCTCGATCACTGACCGGATAAATGTCAGTCAGGCCTACAATCTTGATCGGAAGCAGACAATCATATCGCTGCTCGACGAGATCAGTGCGTCAATGTGA
- the tmk gene encoding dTMP kinase, protein MVAATGLFITFEGGEGAGKSTQIRMLAETLRQRGYNVVVTREPGGSPGAEAVRHVLLSGAAERYGIRMEAILFAAARADHVSEVIQPALRAGAIVLCDRFMDSSRVYQGVTGNLEPEFMRTLERVAVNGAIPDCTLILDLPAASGLERARKRSGGASAGAPDRFEKEELQTHEKRREAFLDLAEQEPLRCRVVDASQSVDAIASQVLAIVEPLVPISPKGGQRNPVNVS, encoded by the coding sequence TTGGTTGCCGCAACCGGATTGTTCATTACTTTCGAGGGCGGCGAGGGCGCCGGGAAATCGACCCAGATCCGAATGCTGGCCGAGACCCTCAGGCAACGCGGATACAACGTGGTCGTAACGCGCGAGCCCGGCGGCTCGCCGGGTGCTGAGGCGGTTCGCCACGTTCTCCTGTCGGGTGCCGCAGAGCGTTACGGGATACGCATGGAAGCGATCCTGTTTGCCGCCGCCAGAGCGGATCACGTGAGTGAGGTGATCCAGCCGGCGCTGCGCGCCGGAGCCATCGTACTTTGCGACCGATTCATGGATTCTTCCCGGGTCTACCAGGGCGTCACCGGCAATCTCGAGCCGGAATTCATGCGGACTCTCGAACGCGTCGCCGTCAATGGCGCCATTCCCGACTGCACCCTGATCCTTGACCTTCCAGCGGCATCTGGACTGGAACGGGCGAGAAAGCGCAGTGGCGGCGCGTCCGCAGGCGCTCCTGACCGGTTTGAGAAGGAAGAGCTTCAAACGCACGAGAAGCGGCGAGAGGCGTTTCTGGACCTTGCCGAGCAGGAACCGCTTCGATGCCGTGTCGTGGACGCGAGCCAGTCCGTCGACGCCATAGCTTCGCAGGTTCTCGCAATCGTCGAGCCGCTTGTTCCGATTTCTCCGAAAGGCGGGCAGCGCAATCCGGTAAACGTGTCATGA